A single window of Danio rerio strain Tuebingen ecotype United States chromosome 15, GRCz12tu, whole genome shotgun sequence DNA harbors:
- the nudt8 gene encoding mitochondrial coenzyme A diphosphatase NUDT8 (The RefSeq protein has 10 substitutions, 2 non-frameshifting indels compared to this genomic sequence): MFSTPHVKACVNLLWVHRLSLRDAHIHLQNRHFCSRSALTPPHRCISAVSGSSEYSRTCISTRLLLARMNFSCVHSTNSVLLFAHRSLTASPSALSTIVSPEGCTGRHTHRWGLNQQSCVSISAGHVCAESRPAVFAIQRRRLHRNAQFEECVSALNEARCRRSLQANAALYERDTHRWAAVLVCLCVSRGDPALLFTLRSAQLKGRHKGDVSFAGGKKDPSDRTVVDTALREAAEELGIHIPEEKVWGVLKPLRDKSGMMIAPVIANIGPLEALSFQPNPSEVEEIFTLTLEHLCEPRNRGYTHFRTGERYGYTLPVFLSPKHRVWGLTAVALDQALKLIVPPEQMLERRVIQQQQQRDAS, from the exons atgTTCAGCACTCCGCATGTGAAGGCCTGTGTGAATCTGCTGTGGGTTCACAGACTGTCTCTCAGAGATGCTCATCTCCATCTCCAGCACAGACACTTCTGCTCCAGATCTGCTCTCACTCCTCCTCATAGAGGCGTATGTGCAGTGTCAGACTCTGAATACTCCCGGACATGCATTAGCACTCGTTTCCTTTTAGCACGCATGAACTTCAGCTGTGTACACTCAACGAACTCTGTCCTGCCGTTTGCACACCGCAGTTTGACTGCGCCTCCATCAGCGCTCTCCACTATAGTGAGTCCTGAAGGCTGCACGGGGAGACACACACACCGCTGGGGTCTAAATCAGCAGTCGTGTGTTAGCATTAGTGCAGGTCATGTGTGCGCTGAGAGCCGACCCGCAGTGTTTGCGATTCAGAGACGCAGACTGCACAGAAACGCACAGTTTGAGGAGTGTGTGTCTGCGCTGAACGAGGCGCGCTGCAGACGCTCGCTGCAGGCCAACGCTGAGCTGTACGAGCGGGACACACACCGCTGGGCGGCGGTgctggtgtgtctgtgtgtgtcacgTGGAGATCCAGCGCTGCTCTTCACACTCAGATCCGCACAGCTGAAGGGCAGACACAAAGGAGACGTCAG CTTTGCAGGAGGAAAGAAGGACCcgtcagacagaactgttgtggaTACTGCGCTCAGAGAAGCCGCTGAGGAGCTGGGAATCCACATCCCTGAGGAGAAGGTGTGGGGTGTGCTGAAACCCCTGCGGGATAAG TCTGGAATGATGATAGCGCCAGTAATAGCCAACATCGGCCCACTGGAGGCGCTCTCTTTCCAGCCGAACCCCAGTGAG GTGGAGGAGATTTTCACCCTGACTCTGGAGCATTTGTGTGAGCCCCGGAACCGAGGATACACACACTTCCGCACGGGTGAGCGTTACGGGTACACACTGCCTGTGTTTCTCAGCCCGAAGCACCGGGTCTGGGGTCTGACAGCGGTGGCTCTGGATCAGGCTCTGAAACTCATCGTCCCACCAGAGCAGATGCTGGAGCGCAGAGTAATACAGCAGCAGCAGCGGGACGCTTCATAA
- the nudt8 gene encoding mitochondrial coenzyme A diphosphatase NUDT8 isoform X2, whose product MFSTPHVKACVNLLWVHRLSLRDAHLHLQHRHFCSRSALTPPHRGVCAVSDSEYSRTCISTRFLLARMNFSCVHSTNSVLPFAHRSLTAPPSALSTIVSPEGCTGRHTHRWGLNQQSCVSISAGHVCAESRPAVFAIQRRRLHRNAQFEECVSALNEARCRRSLQANAELYERDTHRWAAVLVCLCVSRGDPALLFTLRSAQLKGRHKGDVSFAGGKKDPSDRTVVDTALREAAEELGIHIPEEKVWGVLKPLRDKSGMMIAPVIANIGPLEALSFQPNPSGGDFHPDSGAFV is encoded by the exons atgTTCAGCACTCCGCATGTGAAGGCCTGTGTGAATCTGCTGTGGGTTCACAGACTGTCTCTCAGAGATGCTCATCTCCATCTCCAGCACAGACACTTCTGCTCCAGATCTGCTCTCACTCCTCCTCATAGAGGCGTATGTGCAGTGTCAGACTCTGAATACTCCCGGACATGCATTAGCACTCGTTTCCTTTTAGCACGCATGAACTTCAGCTGTGTACACTCAACGAACTCTGTCCTGCCGTTTGCACACCGCAGTTTGACTGCGCCTCCATCAGCGCTCTCCACTATAGTGAGTCCTGAAGGCTGCACGGGGAGACACACACACCGCTGGGGTCTAAATCAGCAGTCGTGTGTTAGCATTAGTGCAGGTCATGTGTGCGCTGAGAGCCGACCCGCAGTGTTTGCGATTCAGAGACGCAGACTGCACAGAAACGCACAGTTTGAGGAGTGTGTGTCTGCGCTGAACGAGGCGCGCTGCAGACGCTCGCTGCAGGCCAACGCTGAGCTGTACGAGCGGGACACACACCGCTGGGCGGCGGTgctggtgtgtctgtgtgtgtcacgTGGAGATCCAGCGCTGCTCTTCACACTCAGATCCGCACAGCTGAAGGGCAGACACAAAGGAGACGTCAG CTTTGCAGGAGGAAAGAAGGACCcgtcagacagaactgttgtggaTACTGCGCTCAGAGAAGCCGCTGAGGAGCTGGGAATCCACATCCCTGAGGAGAAGGTGTGGGGTGTGCTGAAACCCCTGCGGGATAAG TCTGGAATGATGATAGCGCCAGTAATAGCCAACATCGGCCCACTGGAGGCGCTCTCTTTCCAGCCGAACCCCA GTGGAGGAGATTTTCACCCTGACTCTGGAGCATTTGTGTGA
- the nudt8 gene encoding mitochondrial coenzyme A diphosphatase NUDT8 isoform X3, whose protein sequence is MFSTPHVKACVNLLWVHRLSLRDAHLHLQHRHFCSRSALTPPHRGVCAVSDSEYSRTCISTRFLLARMNFSCVHSTNSVLPFAHRSLTAPPSALSTIVSPEGCTGRHTHRWGLNQQSCVSISAGHVCAESRPAVFAIQRRRLHRNAQFEECVSALNEARCRRSLQANAELYERDTHRWAAVLVCLCVSRGDPALLFTLRSAQLKGRHKGDVSFAGGKKDPSDRTVVDTALREAAEELGIHIPEEKVWGVLKPLRDKCVSPTVCSFAVWNDDSASNSQHRPTGGALFPAEPQ, encoded by the exons atgTTCAGCACTCCGCATGTGAAGGCCTGTGTGAATCTGCTGTGGGTTCACAGACTGTCTCTCAGAGATGCTCATCTCCATCTCCAGCACAGACACTTCTGCTCCAGATCTGCTCTCACTCCTCCTCATAGAGGCGTATGTGCAGTGTCAGACTCTGAATACTCCCGGACATGCATTAGCACTCGTTTCCTTTTAGCACGCATGAACTTCAGCTGTGTACACTCAACGAACTCTGTCCTGCCGTTTGCACACCGCAGTTTGACTGCGCCTCCATCAGCGCTCTCCACTATAGTGAGTCCTGAAGGCTGCACGGGGAGACACACACACCGCTGGGGTCTAAATCAGCAGTCGTGTGTTAGCATTAGTGCAGGTCATGTGTGCGCTGAGAGCCGACCCGCAGTGTTTGCGATTCAGAGACGCAGACTGCACAGAAACGCACAGTTTGAGGAGTGTGTGTCTGCGCTGAACGAGGCGCGCTGCAGACGCTCGCTGCAGGCCAACGCTGAGCTGTACGAGCGGGACACACACCGCTGGGCGGCGGTgctggtgtgtctgtgtgtgtcacgTGGAGATCCAGCGCTGCTCTTCACACTCAGATCCGCACAGCTGAAGGGCAGACACAAAGGAGACGTCAG CTTTGCAGGAGGAAAGAAGGACCcgtcagacagaactgttgtggaTACTGCGCTCAGAGAAGCCGCTGAGGAGCTGGGAATCCACATCCCTGAGGAGAAGGTGTGGGGTGTGCTGAAACCCCTGCGGGATAAG TGTGTTTCTCCCACTGTCTGCTCTTTTGCAGTCTGGAATGATGATAGCGCCAGTAATAGCCAACATCGGCCCACTGGAGGCGCTCTCTTTCCAGCCGAACCCCAGTGA
- the ftr86 gene encoding finTRIM family, member 86 (The RefSeq protein has 5 substitutions compared to this genomic sequence) codes for MSSWAPELFSCSICLDVLKDPATLACGHSYCLLCIQKHWDSRVARAEFECPQCRCKFSPRPVLACSRVLMEALEKLQLSQQDGVVSGAALPSSGLYPTLPSSSPHLCPVHQRQPELYCMQDQQRVCEDCSRHTHSTHQVVRPELQQSKIQEELKDASARIQSSIADREKLLQSLPQLTDTYQGSVQQLMQDSQSVFSGVCGLLEFSVSQLLQLLQAHQSSWLLLMQTETQRLQQDISRLQRRQQEMQTLSSISEPVDFLSAFSAMSSVDASERAQLEIQTPDSVVSGVRSALDSFRESAEHLTKTCLASVFRVVNEASAATHTCSDEGASVSSVCESTAVKSDSADEEHTAQASAAATPDQHRTPAAAQASAEEAAACVCVSNPAPKTREEMLKFRVDLTLDQNSAFQHIRLSEGFRKATLCAERQNYPEHPQRFLYWRQVLCVEPLAGSPYYWEVEWTGQRVTVGVAYAHMDRSSSGDRARLGHDAESWSLYWSGRAFSLWHAGKETLLQGPKAKRIGVYVDQQAGVLAFYRVTHTPTHADAQEICCVHTEFQRPLLASFRFWSGVGSSISLCPLE; via the exons ATGTCCTCCTGGGCTCCAGAACTCTTCTCCTGTTCAATATGTCTGGATGTGCTGAAGGATCCGGCTACGCTGGCCTGCGGCCACAGTTACTGCCTGCTGTGCATCCAGAAGCACTGGGACTCCAGAGTGGCCCGAGCTGAGTTCGAGTGTCCTCAGTGCCGACGCAAGTTCAGCCCTCGGCCCGTCCTGGCCTGCAGCAGGGTGCTGATGGAGGCGCTGGAGAAGTTGCAGCTGAGCCAGCAGGATGGGGTCGTGTCCGGAGCTGCGTTACCCTCCTCAGGCCTGTACCCCACCCTGCCCTCGTCCTCCCCACACCTCTGCCCCGTACACCAGCGGCAGCCGGAGCTGTACTGCATGCAGGACCAGCAGAGAGTCTGTGAGGACTGCAGCCGCCTCACACACAGCACACATCAAGTGGTGCGGCCCGAACTGCAGCAGAGCAAGATACAG GAGGAGCTGAAGGACGCGAGCGCTCGTATCCAGAGCAGCAtcgcagacagagagaagctccTGCAGAGTCTCCCACAGCTCACGGACACCTACCAG ggctcTGTGCAGCAGCTGATGCAGGACTCCCAGTCAGTGTTCTCCGGTGTGTGTGGCCTGCTGGAGATCAGCGTGTCTCAGCTGCTGCAGCTCCTCCAGGCTCATCAGTCCTCCTGGCTGCTCCTCATGCAGACGGAGACGCAGCGGCTGCAGCAGGACATCAGCAGACTCCAGCGCCGGCAGCAGGAGATGCAGACGCTGAGCAGCATTAGCGAGCCCGTCGACTTCCTCAGC gcgtTCAGTGCCATGTCCTCTGTGGATGCATCGGAGCGTGCGCAGCTGGAGATCCAGACTCCAGATTCTGTGGTTTCAGGAGTCAGATCCGCTCTGGACTCTTTCAGAGAGAGCGCAGAACACCTGACCAAAACCTGCCTGGCCTCGGTCTTCAGAGTCG TGAACGAGGCGTCCGCAGCGACACACACCTGCAGTGATGAAGGAGCCAGCGTCTCCAGTGTGTGTGAGAGCACAG CAGTGAAGTCTGACTCTGCAGATGAGGAACACACAGCTCAAGCTTCTGCTGCTGCAACACCAGACCAGCACAGGACACCAGCGGCTGCACAGGCctctgcag AGGAGGCtgctgcgtgcgtgtgtgtgtccaaTCCAGCTCCGAAGACCAGAGAGGAAATGCTCAAAT TCCGTGTGGATCTGACTCTGGACCAGAACTCTGCGTTCCAGCACATCCGTCTGTCTGAGGGGTTCCGGAAGGCGACTCTGTGTGCGGAGCGGCAGAACTATCCAGAACACCCGCAGCGCTTCCTCTACTGGAGACAGGTGCTGTGTGTGGAGCCGCTCGCCGGCAGCCCATACTACTGGGAGGTGGAGTGGACTGGCCAgagg gTGACGGTGGGTGTGGCGTACGCACACATGGACCGCTCCTCCTCCGGCGACCGCGCCCGTCTGGGCCACAACGCGGAGTCCTGGAGCCTGTACTGGTCCGGCCGAGCCTTCTCACTGTGGCATGCTGGGAAGGAGACGCCGCTGCAGGGACCCAAAGCCAAGCGCATCGGGGTCTATGTAGACCAGCAGGCCGGCGTTCTGGCCTTCTACCGCGTCACACACACTCCCACTCACGCAGACGCGCAGGAGATCTGCTGCGTACACACCGAGTTccagcgccctctgctggccaGCTTCAGATTCTGGTCTGGGGTCGGCTCCTCCATCAGCCTGTGCCCActcgagtga
- the nudt8 gene encoding mitochondrial coenzyme A diphosphatase NUDT8 isoform X1, producing the protein MFSTPHVKACVNLLWVHRLSLRDAHLHLQHRHFCSRSALTPPHRGVCAVSDSEYSRTCISTRFLLARMNFSCVHSTNSVLPFAHRSLTAPPSALSTIVSPEGCTGRHTHRWGLNQQSCVSISAGHVCAESRPAVFAIQRRRLHRNAQFEECVSALNEARCRRSLQANAELYERDTHRWAAVLVCLCVSRGDPALLFTLRSAQLKGRHKGDVSFAGGKKDPSDRTVVDTALREAAEELGIHIPEEKVWGVLKPLRDKCVSPTVCSFAVWNDDSASNSQHRPTGGALFPAEPQWRRFSP; encoded by the exons atgTTCAGCACTCCGCATGTGAAGGCCTGTGTGAATCTGCTGTGGGTTCACAGACTGTCTCTCAGAGATGCTCATCTCCATCTCCAGCACAGACACTTCTGCTCCAGATCTGCTCTCACTCCTCCTCATAGAGGCGTATGTGCAGTGTCAGACTCTGAATACTCCCGGACATGCATTAGCACTCGTTTCCTTTTAGCACGCATGAACTTCAGCTGTGTACACTCAACGAACTCTGTCCTGCCGTTTGCACACCGCAGTTTGACTGCGCCTCCATCAGCGCTCTCCACTATAGTGAGTCCTGAAGGCTGCACGGGGAGACACACACACCGCTGGGGTCTAAATCAGCAGTCGTGTGTTAGCATTAGTGCAGGTCATGTGTGCGCTGAGAGCCGACCCGCAGTGTTTGCGATTCAGAGACGCAGACTGCACAGAAACGCACAGTTTGAGGAGTGTGTGTCTGCGCTGAACGAGGCGCGCTGCAGACGCTCGCTGCAGGCCAACGCTGAGCTGTACGAGCGGGACACACACCGCTGGGCGGCGGTgctggtgtgtctgtgtgtgtcacgTGGAGATCCAGCGCTGCTCTTCACACTCAGATCCGCACAGCTGAAGGGCAGACACAAAGGAGACGTCAG CTTTGCAGGAGGAAAGAAGGACCcgtcagacagaactgttgtggaTACTGCGCTCAGAGAAGCCGCTGAGGAGCTGGGAATCCACATCCCTGAGGAGAAGGTGTGGGGTGTGCTGAAACCCCTGCGGGATAAG TGTGTTTCTCCCACTGTCTGCTCTTTTGCAGTCTGGAATGATGATAGCGCCAGTAATAGCCAACATCGGCCCACTGGAGGCGCTCTCTTTCCAGCCGAACCCCA GTGGAGGAGATTTTCACCCTGA
- the ftr86 gene encoding finTRIM family, member 86 isoform X1 translates to MSSWAPELFSCSICLDVLKDPATLACGHSYCLLCIQKHWDSRVARAEFECPQCRRKFSPRPVLACSRVLMEALEKLQLSQQDGVVSGAALPSSGLYPTLPSSSPHLCPVHQRQPELYCMQDQQRVCEDCSRLTHSTHQVVRPELQQSKIQEELKDASARIQSSIADREKLLQSLPQLTDTYQGSVQQLMQDSQSVFSGVCGLLEISVSQLLQLLQAHQSSWLLLMQTETQRLQQDISRLQRRQQEMQTLSSISEPVDFLSAFSAMSSVDASERAQLEIQTPDSVVSGVRSALDSFRESAEHLTKTCLASVFRVVNEASAATHTCSDEGASVSSVCESTAVKSDSADEEHTAQASAAATPDQHRTPAAAQASAEEAAACVCVSNPAPKTREEMLKFRVDLTLDQNSAFQHIRLSEGFRKATLCAERQNYPEHPQRFLYWRQVLCVEPLAGSPYYWEVEWTGQRVTVGVAYAHMDRSSSGDRARLGHNAESWSLYWSGRAFSLWHAGKETPLQGPKAKRIGVYVDQQAGVLAFYRVTHTPTHADAQEICCVHTEFQRPLLASFRFWSGVGSSISLCPLE, encoded by the exons ATGTCCTCCTGGGCTCCAGAACTCTTCTCCTGTTCAATATGTCTGGATGTGCTGAAGGATCCGGCTACGCTGGCCTGCGGCCACAGTTACTGCCTGCTGTGCATCCAGAAGCACTGGGACTCCAGAGTGGCCCGAGCTGAGTTCGAGTGTCCTCAGTGCCGACGCAAGTTCAGCCCTCGGCCCGTCCTGGCCTGCAGCAGGGTGCTGATGGAGGCGCTGGAGAAGTTGCAGCTGAGCCAGCAGGATGGGGTCGTGTCCGGAGCTGCGTTACCCTCCTCAGGCCTGTACCCCACCCTGCCCTCGTCCTCCCCACACCTCTGCCCCGTACACCAGCGGCAGCCGGAGCTGTACTGCATGCAGGACCAGCAGAGAGTCTGTGAGGACTGCAGCCGCCTCACACACAGCACACATCAAGTGGTGCGGCCCGAACTGCAGCAGAGCAAGATACAG GAGGAGCTGAAGGACGCGAGCGCTCGTATCCAGAGCAGCAtcgcagacagagagaagctccTGCAGAGTCTCCCACAGCTCACGGACACCTACCAG ggctcTGTGCAGCAGCTGATGCAGGACTCCCAGTCAGTGTTCTCCGGTGTGTGTGGCCTGCTGGAGATCAGCGTGTCTCAGCTGCTGCAGCTCCTCCAGGCTCATCAGTCCTCCTGGCTGCTCCTCATGCAGACGGAGACGCAGCGGCTGCAGCAGGACATCAGCAGACTCCAGCGCCGGCAGCAGGAGATGCAGACGCTGAGCAGCATTAGCGAGCCCGTCGACTTCCTCAGC gcgtTCAGTGCCATGTCCTCTGTGGATGCATCGGAGCGTGCGCAGCTGGAGATCCAGACTCCAGATTCTGTGGTTTCAGGAGTCAGATCCGCTCTGGACTCTTTCAGAGAGAGCGCAGAACACCTGACCAAAACCTGCCTGGCCTCGGTCTTCAGAGTCG TGAACGAGGCGTCCGCAGCGACACACACCTGCAGTGATGAAGGAGCCAGCGTCTCCAGTGTGTGTGAGAGCACAG CAGTGAAGTCTGACTCTGCAGATGAGGAACACACAGCTCAAGCTTCTGCTGCTGCAACACCAGACCAGCACAGGACACCAGCGGCTGCACAGGCctctgcag AGGAGGCtgctgcgtgcgtgtgtgtgtccaaTCCAGCTCCGAAGACCAGAGAGGAAATGCTCAAAT TCCGTGTGGATCTGACTCTGGACCAGAACTCTGCGTTCCAGCACATCCGTCTGTCTGAGGGGTTCCGGAAGGCGACTCTGTGTGCGGAGCGGCAGAACTATCCAGAACACCCGCAGCGCTTCCTCTACTGGAGACAGGTGCTGTGTGTGGAGCCGCTCGCCGGCAGCCCATACTACTGGGAGGTGGAGTGGACTGGCCAgagg gTGACGGTGGGTGTGGCGTACGCACACATGGACCGCTCCTCCTCCGGCGACCGCGCCCGTCTGGGCCACAACGCGGAGTCCTGGAGCCTGTACTGGTCCGGCCGAGCCTTCTCACTGTGGCATGCTGGGAAGGAGACGCCGCTGCAGGGACCCAAAGCCAAGCGCATCGGGGTCTATGTAGACCAGCAGGCCGGCGTTCTGGCCTTCTACCGCGTCACACACACTCCCACTCACGCAGACGCGCAGGAGATCTGCTGCGTACACACCGAGTTccagcgccctctgctggccaGCTTCAGATTCTGGTCTGGGGTCGGCTCCTCCATCAGCCTGTGCCCActcgagtga